One Pochonia chlamydosporia 170 chromosome 5, whole genome shotgun sequence DNA segment encodes these proteins:
- a CDS encoding pyridoxamine 5'-phosphate oxidase (similar to Metarhizium acridum CQMa 102 XP_007812722.1), with protein MSSVSANSQPTEIGNKDLSIRDLHSSDPIVQFVEWLDLAKATAFNSDTDTCTLSTAELPSGKVSSRIVQLKALSDAGNFIFFTNLETSRKSRDLATNSHVALVFYWGQTQRQVRIEGVAKSCSEEERQQYFKLTTRRSRLASWASPQSQVLGRSDQGDDGRAQLDQWADDTEKKFESVTDVPMPPSWGVLQVVPMSIEFWQSRSNRLRDRFLYTREDKADGNEGAWSIMRLSP; from the exons ATGTCATCGG TCTCGGCAAACTCTCAGCCAACAGAGATTGGCAACAAGGACCTATCTATTCGGGACCTTCATTCCTCGGATCCAATTGTGCAATTCGTCGAATGGCTGGACTTGGCTAAAGCGACGGCGTTCAACTCCGACACAGACACTTGTACGCTCTCGACTGCAGAACTACCTTCTGGGAAAGTGTCGTCCCGGATTGTGCAACTCAAAGCTTTGTCAGACGCTGGCAACTTTATATTTTTCACGAATTTGGAGACTAGCCGGAAATCTCGAGACTTGGCGACGAATTCACATGTAGCACTGGTCTTCTATTGGGGCCAGACTCAAAGACAGGTACGAATTGAGGGCGTCGCCAAGAGCTGTAGCGAGGAGGAACGGCAGCAGTACTTCAAACTCACGACCAGACGAAGTCGACTTGCATCCTGGGCTAGTCCTCAGAGCCAAGTTTTAGGAAGGTCGGACCAAGGCGATGATGGGCGGGCTCAGTTAGATCAATGGGCGGATGATACTGAGAAGAAATTTGAGAGTGTGACAGATGTTCCCATGCCTCCTTCGTGGGGTGTGTTGCAGGTTGTCCCGATGAGCATTGAATTTTGGCAGAGTCGCAGCAATAGACTTCGCGACAGGTTTCTATATACGCGAGAGGACAAGGCAGATGGCAACGAGGGCGCGTGGTCGATAATGAGGCTTAGTCCATGA
- a CDS encoding arabinanase/levansucrase/invertase (similar to Glarea lozoyensis ATCC 20868 XP_008085017.1), which produces MAFSRYRPVSHFIAPHSWSNDPCGAVYVPESQEYLLCYQWNPGTSEGGNCAWGMAKSKDLVTWEDCMPAIWNGTTHDSLGVFSGSIVSRLVAGRRVLYLFYTSVSAVPIHWSKPYIEGCETQSVAISTDLGRTWVKDENNPLSISAPLGTATTGWRDPFVTQSASMSRLLNINLETNYMMISSGKRGHGPQLHLYKAQDLTSNPWKYVSTVLDVELRSPISLRSDLTWGVNFECASFFTIDNTDYILIGVEDTEESPRHCGRSLMWMSGNFVLDDHNLPTFRIKGHGFLDNGVLYAAHVFRDAENRLIQLGWADETAKNKVVQEQGWAGFLGHPRQLFEVVRPLDDSAELWPEWNIDRASGAMTTLGIRPAPQVKTLRNLSLSGLSSLQAFKGIQSQNYEIQANFSKLQGEEKFVFNVLQSPDSTELTQLIFDLKQHQIIVDRSKSSLKHLGATNTDAGDLRLLPGEDLVIRIFVDVSVVEIYANDRFALTSRVYPSLETSTTVSYDFGDFDEQNVEFDCWQDLRNAWPARECDDDLLRELHPLRRKVEWECPDKGNLVTVGEMPVEMAAAS; this is translated from the coding sequence atgGCATTCTCTCGATATAGACCAGTTTCCCACTTCATCGCGCCGCACTCATGGTCCAATGATCCCTGTGGCGCAGTATACGTCCCAGAGTCCCAGGAATATCTCCTCTGTTACCAATGGAACCCTGGCACCAGCGAGGGAGGCAACTGTGCTTGGGGCATGGCAAAGAGTAAAGATCTCGTTACGTGGGAAGATTGTATGCCCGCAATTTGGAATGGGACAACACATGACTCTCTCGGTGTGTTCTCAGGATCTATCGTTTCAAGATTAGTCGCAGGGCGGCGGGTGTTGTACCTGTTCTACACCAGTGTCTCTGCTGTGCCAATCCACTGGTCCAAGCCGTACATTGAGGGATGCGAAACACAATCAGTCGCTATTTCAACGGATCTGGGACGAACTTGGGTTAAAGACGAGAACAATCCCTTATCAATATCCGCTCCCTTGGGGACTGCGACGACAGGATGGCGAGATCCATTTGTGACTCAATCTGCATCGATGTCCCGGCTTCTCAATATCAACCTAGAAACCAATTACATGATGATTTCATCGGGAAAAAGGGGCCATGGACCTCAACTTCATTTATACAAGGCGCAGGATCTAACCTCCAACCCATGGAAATACGTGTCAACGGTACTAGATGTCGAACTACGCAGTCCAATCTCGTTGCGGAGTGATTTGACATGGGGCGTCAACTTCGAATGCGCCAGTTTCTTCACGATTGACAACACAGACTACATACTCATTGGGGTTGAAGATACTGAAGAAAGCCCGAGGCACTGCGGTCGTTCTTTGATGTGGATGTCAGGTAATTTTGTGCTGGATGACCATAACCTGCCGACCTTCCGCATCAAAGGCCATGGCTTCCTCGATAATGGTGTTTTGTACGCTGCACATGTCTTCAGAGACGCAGAAAATCGATTAATACAactgggctgggctgatgagactgccaagaacaaggttgtccaagaacaaggctggGCGGGTTTTCTGGGCCATCCACGACAACTCTTCGAAGTAGTACGGCCGCTTGATGATTCTGCGGAATTATGGCCAGAATGGAACATTGATAGAGCATCGGGTGCAATGACGACTCTCGGTATTCGGCCAGCACCACAAGTCAAAACTCTCCGAAACCTCTCATTATCAGGGTTGTCTTCCCTCCAGGCTTTCAAAGGCATTCAGTCACAGAATTACGAAATACAAGCAAACTTTTCCAAGCTGCAAGGCGAAGAAAAGTTTGTCTTCAACGTCCTCCAGTCACCCGACTCTACGGAGCTCACGCAGCTCATTTTTGACCTAaagcaacaccaaatcatCGTTGATCGCTCGAAATCGTCTTTGAAGCACTTGGGTGCAACTAACACTGACGCTGGAGATCTGAGACTGCTTCCAGGAGAAGACCTTGTAATCAGGATATTTGTTGACGTGTCCGTGGTGGAAATTTATGCAAACGACAGATTTGCACTCACATCCCGGGTGTATCCGTCGTTGGAGACGTCGACAACTGTATCATATGATTTTGGCGATTTTGATGAACAGAATGTGGAATTTGACTGTTGGCAGGATTTGAGGAATGCTTGGCCAGCCAGGGAATGCGACGACGATCTGTTACGAGAATTGCACCCACTGCGCCGCAAGGTAGAGTGGGAATGTCCAGACAAAGGCAATCTCGTTACAGTTGGTGAAATGCCGGTAGAGATGGCGGCTGCCTCTTAG
- a CDS encoding alcohol dehydrogenase (similar to Metarhizium acridum CQMa 102 XP_007806562.1), whose translation MTLPTTSNGWSIQSINKDSFDGLVRQDNVPIQKLGDHDILVQVEAVSLNYRDLAIPRGLYPFAMNLPVVPGSDAAGIVLAVGPKVTRLSKGDRVCTLFNELHQVNPISPDAVGSGLGGALDGTLRTYAVFPEHGLVLAPSSLDAIEASTLSCAPLTAWNALYGLQSKAVKAGDWVLTQGTGGVSLAAIQFAAAAGATVVATTSSNDKSEALKKLGASFVINYKETPNWGEAARALTPGGLGFDHILEIGGAGSIGQSLKAVKLEGVITIIGFLAPSEKQPPLMDALNHLCIVRGVFVGSRQQFEEMNRAIDSAKIHPVVDPNMFSLDDLKEAYMYQWERKHLGKVVVKVTV comes from the exons ATGACTCTGCCTACTACCTCAAACGGATGGtccatccaatccatcaacaaGGACAGCTTCGATGGACTCGTACGTCAAGATAACGTCCCCATACAGAAGCTTGGAGATCACGATATTCTGGTTCAAGTGGAGGCCGTCTCTCTAAACTACAGAGACTTGGCCATCCCAAGA GGTCTCTATCCGTTCGCCATGAACCTCCCCGTCGTTCCTGGCTCAGATGCTGCTGGAATTGTCCTTGCAGTCGGGCCAAAGGTCACCCGATTGTCCAAAGGGGATAGAGTCTGCACACTCTTCAACGAACTGCATCAAGTTAACCCCATATCTCCTGACGCCGTGGGCAGTGGTCTTGGCGGCGCACTCGACGGTACGCTTCGAACCTATGCAGTCTTCCCAGAACATGGGCTCGTACTCGCACCGTCTTCTCTCGACGCCATCGAAGCAAGTACCCTGAGCTGTGCGCCGCTGACTGCGTGGAATGCCCTCTATGGTTTACAGTCCAAGGCAGTCAAAGCGGGAGACTGGGTTTTAACTCAAGGAACAGGTGGTGTCAGTCTTGCTGCCATTCagtttgctgcagctgcaggtgcCACAGTTGTCGCTACTACGTCTTCAAATGACAAGTCGGAGGCTTTGAAGAAACTTGGCGCTTCGTTTGTTATCAACTACAAGGAGACGCCAAATTGGGGCGAAGCGGCTAGGGCATTGACACCGGGTGGTCTTGGATTCGATCACATCCTCGAGATTGGTGGTGCAGGGAGCATCGGGCAATCACTCAAGGCGGTAAAGCTAGAGGGTGTAATCACGATTATTGGGTTCCTTGCACCTTCTGAGAAACAGCCCCCCCTTATGGACGCTCTCAACCATCTCTGCATTGTGAGAGGCGTGTTTGTTGGCTCGAGACAGCAATTTGAGGAGATGAATCGGGCTATTGATTCTGCCAAAATTCATCCAGTAGTTGACCCAAACATGTTTTCTCTGGATGATTTGAAGGAGGCATATATGTATCAGTGGGAACGGAAGCACCTTGGCAAGGTTGTTGTAAAAGTCACCGTTTAG
- a CDS encoding GAL4 & fungal specific transcription factor domain-containing protein (similar to Metarhizium acridum CQMa 102 XP_007806564.1), translated as MERAHEQLMAATPWLQDLGSSFPQGPFGLSQKMDGLFHSDVFDDVINPRPDFYLGDDFAHLLNTSFHTPNEFAQSPASSSSSFSDVGSNGPNDDGTRSVGRLPQSGRKMVALAPARPKSPPSGELQPPKGSRYHKRREQNRAAQRAFRMRKEQHVKDLEDKVVALEATQEKLSAENVRLQEDLNKATVENTILRSLTTPGGPRENGTSTSSQYGLDGEAERLAFMNTPAIPSFDSRHFTSATAQCNVRGGVLKGSKIWEFIIGHPLFQEGLIDVNMVAQQLLKYPHRDNGGCIAEGVLVECIEKSVKTYVPVLDPIQPAKPPEDFNSLKPAFFNYDLPGGPNRKSDSVGGRAGGNSSRNSSSVSPLADTTTPAVASSPDAAKSEDSAGFTPPAFVSHSEDARILSLDAALDPRSLGGKSGSERADSSRESTDAINQYDPIHLRLLNRPSAQHLYEGYFTHFEYNVGFLDPVLYNFDYTRRRSSFLFTTLMSISARVFRPDLAPILRKHAEVILGKVLLSCEAEIENIWAIICLYYWKELGDKRGYTLIGFAMRLAAGSDWHGGCRSAYTGYDETTIQSKIKVTESEARKLRDQDRAWLYLGSLDRTLSFFTDRPLASIIVAPDLDSRDWMRTSNSWTYPFGDARALAGQELTDIAKPVHDYVCATKRLRRSQSSFSDDTSDLSDAIHKLNHNLIAWSEYWAPIFASHETSVQVLESQIYMYGNQIRTYFNSILLHRVLESTGNCVTTDKAIEAIGSCYSTALGVLREAIKFGRMEVLYYLWDTAHLMIAYAAMVLLKLLKQAPSCPGVSLQEAYGVVKEAAEVHSSAARSLSAETNDATDCAYASPAATTVEAQARLLKSILFRMKADIIPPSLRSDDDSSRSNSSAQAFSGLSPAIGNQTAFPDFLRPQMPCEPSGEAVRANQVVSSDPEWDEGQQMAELADEMDLSLDTSFIETWFTQAGLLPWDEPGMFKEPR; from the exons ATGGAACGAGCACACGAGCAGCTCATGGCGGCGACTCCATGGTTACAAGATTTGGGTTCCTCCTTTCCCCAGGGCCCTTTCGGTCTGTCCCAGAAAATGGATGGGCTTTTCCACTCG GATGTATTTGACGACGTCATCAACCCTCGACCAGATTTCTATCTTGGAGATGATTTTGCACATCTCTTGAACACTTCCTTCCACACTCCGAACGAATTTGCACAAAGTCCTGCGagctcttcttcgtccttctCAGACGTCGGCAGCAATGGACCCAACGATGACGGCACGCGCTCCGTCGGAAGGCTCCCGCAAAGTGGGCGCAAAATGGTTGCATTGGCCCCAGCTCGGcccaaatcaccaccaagtGGGGAGCTCCAGCCACCAAAGGGTTCAAGATATCACAAGCGGAGGGAGCAGAATCGTGCAGC ACAACGCGCCTTTAGGATGCGGAAAGAGCAGCATGTCAAGGACCTCGAGGACAAGGTAGTGGCCCTTGAGGCGACGCAAGAGAAGCTCAGTGCCGAGAACGTTCGATTGCAAGAGGACTTGAACAAAGCGACAGTCGAGAACACCATCCTTCGAAGCTTGACGACTCCAGGCGGCCCGCGGGAGAACGGCACATCCACGTCTTCTCAATACGGCTTGGATGGTGAGGCGGAGCGTCTAGCTTTCATGAACACTCCCGCCATTCCGAGTTTTGACTCACGGCATTTCACAAGTGCAACTGCACAGTGCAATGTGAGAGGTGGTGTGCTGAAAGGAAGCAAGATTTGGGAGTTTATCATTGGTCATCCGCTGTTTCAAGAGGGATTGATagatgtcaacatggtcgCCCAGCAGCTCCTGAAGTACCCTCACAGGGACAATGGTGGCTGCATTGCTGAAGGGGTCCTCGTTGAATGCATTGAAAAGAGCGTCAAAACTTA CGTTCCAGTACTCGATCCTATACAACCGGCGAAACCACCCGAGGACTTCAACAGCCTGAAACCTGCGTTTTTTAACTATGATCTGCCTGGCGGACCAAATCGAAAATCCGACAGCGTAGGGGGCCGGGCGGGAGGAAATTCTAGCAGAAACTCGTCGTCGGTGAGCCCATTGGCCGATACAACGACTCCCGCTGTGGCATCTTCACCAGATGCAGCCAAATCTGAAGACTCAGCTGGCTTCACACCACCTGCTTTTGTATCGCATTCAGAAGATGCAAGGATTCTATCTTTAGATGCCGCTCTGGATCCCAGGAGTTTGGGAGGCAAGTCAGGCAGCGAGAGGGCAGATTCAAGCCGGGAAAGCACCGATGCCATCAATCAATATGATCCCATTCATCTCAGACTCCTCAATCGACCTTCCGCCCAACATCTGTACGAGGGATATTTTACCCATTTCGAGTACAATGTAGGCTTTTTGGACCCGGTCTTGTATAACTTCGACTACACACGGCGAAGATCGAGCTTCTTGTTCACCACCTTGATGTCAATATCAGCTCGGGTGTTTCGGCCAGACCTGGCCCCGATTCTCAGAAAACATGCAGAAGTTATACTGGGGAAAGTCCTTCTTTCGTGTGAAGCAGAGATTGAGAACATCTGGGCTATCATCTGCTTGTATTACTGGAAGGAGCTTGGTGACAAGCGAGGGTATACTTTGATCGGGTTTGCAATGCGACTGGCGGCTGGGTCGGACTGGCATGGTGGATGCCGCAGCGCTTATACTGGGTATGACGAGACAACTATCcaaagcaaaataaaagtGACGGAGAGTGAAGCGAGGAAGCTGCGAGACCAGGACAGAGCATGGCTCTATCTAGGCAGCCTCGATAGAAC GCTATCCTTCTTCACAGACCGCCCACTTGCCAGCATCATTGTTGCTCCTGACCTGGACTCACGGGATTGGATGAGGACCAGCAACTCTTGGACCTATCCTTTCGGGGATGCAAGGGCCCTGGCCGGTCAAGAGCTGACAGATATTGCAAAACCTGTGCACGACTACGTTTGCGCGACTAAGAGATTGAGACGATCGCAGAGCTCCTTTTCGGATGATACGTCGGATCTCTCTGATGCCATTCACAAGCTAAATCATAACTTGATCGCATGGTCAGAGTACTGGGCACCTATATTTGCGTCGC ACGAGACCTCGGTCCAAGTTCTCGAGTCTCAAATTTACATGTACGGAAATCAAATCCGCACGTATTTTAATTCAATATTACTTCACCGTGTGCTGGAGTCCACGGGAAACTGTGTCACTACAGACAAGGCgattgaagccattggcTCCTGCTATTCTACCGCTCTGGGAGTGCTTCGGGAGGCCATCAAGTTTGGGCGAATGGAAGTATTATACTACCTGTGGGACACGGCACATCTTATGATTGCCTATGCAGCTATGGTATTACTCAAGCTACTTAAACAAGCACCTTCTTGTCCGGGTGTGTCTTTACAGGAAGCGTATGGGGTAGTGAAAGAAGCGGCGGAGGTTCACAGCTCCGCCGCAAGATCACTCTCCGCGGAAACGAATGACGCCACTGACTGTGCGTATGCGAGCCCAGCTGCAACCACGGTGGAAGCACAAGCACGACTGTTAAAATCGATTTTATTCCGAATGAAGGCTGACATAATACCACCGAGTCTTCGGTCTGACGATGATTCAAGCAGGTCAAATAGCAGTGCCCAGGCATTTAGCGGTTTGTCGCCCGCCATAGGCAATCAAACCGCATTTCCGGATTTTCTGCGACCACAGATGCCATGCGAGCCTAGCGGGGAGGCCGTGAGAGCCAACCAAGTTGTAAGCAGTGACCCTGAATGGGATGAAGGTCAGCAAATGGCCGAGTTGGCGGATGAGATGGACCTCTCTCTAGACACCTCATTCATTGAAACCTGGTTTACCCAGGCGGGACTGCTTCCATGGGATGAGCCTGGGATGTTCAAAGAGCCTCGATAG
- a CDS encoding acetyltransferase (GNAT) domain-containing protein — MESIVHTAESAWRSKNLLYKALDEKDEDLIDLVHQHLTNDPVVQALSMGDLIKPSTKKQSLEYIEKLSKCYLAVGIYLPVPEDSEVAAGDEAKSRDYAKADNKPILIGYVCLSPVPPSMSHHRCSNIAICLRGDYQNRGYGSEAINWVVDWGFRHANLHRIGIGAVSFNDRAIKLYQKLGFTIEGRQRERILWDRKWYDLVDMSMLEQEWETLRASKE, encoded by the coding sequence ATGGAATCAATTGTTCATACCGCAGAATCCGCATGGCGGTCAAAAAATCTCCTCTACAAAGCCTTAGACGAGAAAGATGAGGATCTGATTGACTTGGTCCATCAGCACCTGACCAACGATCCTGTCGTGCAAGCGCTTTCCATGGGCGATCTCATCAAGCCTTCAACCAAAAAGCAAAGTCTCGAATACATTGAGAAATTGTCAAAATGCTATTTGGCCGTCGGTATATATTTGCCTGTACCGGAAGATTCTGAAGTTGCCGCAGGGGATGAAGCCAAATCGAGAGACTACGCAAAGGCGGACAACAAACCAATTCTCATAGGCTATGTATGTCTAAGTCCCGTACCGCCAAGCATGTCACATCATCGCTGCTCCAATATTGCCATTTGTCTGCGCGGGGACTATCAAAACCGTGGCTACGGCAGCGAGGCCATCAACTGGGTCGTAGACTGGGGTTTTCGACACGCCAATCTGCATCGCATAGGAATTGGGGCTGTATCGTTCAATGATCGAGCAATCAAATTGTATCAGAAACTTGGGTTTACGATTGAGGGCCGGCAACGTGAGAGAATCTTATGGGATCGTAAATGGTACGATTTGGTCGACATGTCCATGCTGGAACAGGAGTGGGAGACGCTGAGAGCTTCGAAggaatga